The following proteins are encoded in a genomic region of Pseudorca crassidens isolate mPseCra1 chromosome 5, mPseCra1.hap1, whole genome shotgun sequence:
- the GPR87 gene encoding G-protein coupled receptor 87, translated as MGLNVTFAKLPDNELHGPGNHTPSNTSDGPGKNTTINNEFDTVVLPGLYLVIFVASILLNGLAVWIFFHIRNKTSFIFYLKNIVVADLIMTLTFPFRIVHDAGFGPWDFKFILCRYTSVLFYANMYTSIVFLGLISIDRYLKVVKPFGDSRMYSITFTKILSIGVWVLMAILSLPNIILTNGQPTRENIHECMKLKSPLGVKWHKAIIYVNSCLFVVVLAMLIGCYIAISRYIHKSSRQFVSQSSRKRRHNQSIRVVVAVFFTCFLPYHLCRIPFTFSHLDRLLDESAHEILYYCKEMTLFLSACNVCLDPIIYFFMCRSFSRRLFKKSNIRTRSESIRSLQSVRRSEVRIYYDYTDV; from the coding sequence ATAATGAGCTGCACGGTCCAGGGAATCACACCCCAAGTAACACAAGCGATGGACCCGGAAAGAACACCACCATTAACAACGAATTTGACACTGTCGTCTTGCCTGGGCTTTACCTCGTCATCTTTGTGGCAAGCATCTTGCTGAATGGTCTAGCTGTGTGGATCTTCTTCCACATTAGGAATAAAACCAGCTTCATATTTTATCTCAAGAACATAGTGGTTGCTGACCTCATAATGACGCTGACGTTTCCATTTCGAATAGTCCACGATGCAGGATTTGGACCTTGGGACTTCAAGTTTATCCTCTGCCGATACACTTCGGTTTTATTTTACGCCAACATGTATACTTCCATCGTGTTTCTCGGGCTGATAAGCATTGATCGCTACCTGAAGGTGGTAAAGCCGTTTGGCGACTCTCGCATGTACAGCATAACCTTTACAAAGATTTTGTCTATTGGTGTCTGGGTGCTCATGGCTATCCTGTCCTTGCCAAACATCATTCTAACAAACGGTCAACCAACTAGGGAAAATATTCATGAGTGCATGAAACTTAAGAGTCCCTTGGGAGTGAAATGGCATAAGGCCATCATTTATGTCAACAGCTGCTTGTTTGTGGTTGTGCTGGCGATGCTGATAGGATGTTACATAGCCATATCCAGGTACATCCACAAATCCAGCAGGCAGTTCGTGAGCCAGTCCAGCCGAAAGCGAAGACATAACCAGAGCATTAGGGTGGTCGTGGCCGTGTTTTTCACCTGTTTCCTACCCTATCACTTGTGCAGGATTCCTTTCACTTTTAGCCACCTGGACAGACTCTTAGATGAATCGGCACACGAAATCCTATATTACTGCAAAGAAATGACGCTTTTCTTGTCTGCGTGCAACGTGTGCCTGGATCcgataatttacttttttatgtgTCGCTCATTCTCAAGAAGGCTGTTCAAGAAATCAAATATCAGAACGAGGAGTGAGAGCATCCGATCACTGCAAAGTGTCAGAAGATCAGAGGTCCGCATATACTATGATTATACTGATGTGTAG